Sequence from the Metopolophium dirhodum isolate CAU chromosome 2, ASM1992520v1, whole genome shotgun sequence genome:
ACTGCTCGAACCGTAGAACGTAGCAATAACGCTCACCAACGACTCTGGGACCAGGAACAGAATAACAAGTTATACCAAATAAAACCTTTTTTGGCACCAAACCCGACTCCTCCGTTAAGTACAAGACAACAACAAGTGATATGGACACGAATAAAAATTAGCCACACAAATATAACCCACGTCCAATGAGAAGAGAACCGAGACCAACCTGCGAACTCTGCAACAACTCACTTATATCCACAAAACACCTCCTCCTAGAATGCCCAAATCTAAccgaagaaagaaaaaaattttcacATCTaacattaaaagatattttaagtataaacaattttaactgtttaattcattccttaaaataaccaatctatacaatagaatttaaatagttactaaaaatatgttttattattactttcattattattaccatttccGTTGTACtgtattacctttatttaaatattatgatgattgtaaataacatgtaaatatgtttttgttccCGGCTAATGACTATAATGTTGAAgccgtaataaattaatttaaaaaaaaatatatttttttagccaTTTGAAGTTCcacttttgacaaaattaaataaataaattaaacgaaaAACAGCTTTTTTTTGgctaatttgttaaatttaaatattaattaatattattaattcctaTGCatggaaatacattttttcaaatatttagattcattttaacTACGAACCTATTCAcataattttatgtaggtatgtcGGCTtttccttataataataataataataataataataataataataataatttttatgataaaattcgtaatactaaaataaaaattatttatttatgtgatgTTTAGGGAAAAAATGTGTTGAACCTCTCATATTACTGatggaaaaatatattaccgatactataaatattatagaatatatcatattattcacCAGAAATAAAACTAAAGAAAGAGACTTCTGTAGTTCTGTCGCCACTCAGATTCGATTTTAGTatacttacaattatttatcattgatttcaaatttaacacgttCATTACAGACTACAGTGAACTACGACACTCAATGACGtagtatattattcaaaacaatagAGATTtccccggttttttttttatctgtacctatacatttaaatcctacggttttttttaataataataataataattataataatattattattattgtatatacacatttatatagttaatactatgtattaataaaattataaaattttcaatatttatttaataggtaggtattataacttgaatatttcttttattaaatacacaatatcataatacatgtaacaaaaaaaaaacaatatataattataataatgataataataataataataataataataattcgcttagtattatttttatgaaacatagaaatatatcaattttaaagatataatatcatattatacatttcaaacaAGAAATTCATAATAATGTAACAGTAGACCAAagcaaaatcaataaaatatcttttatataaatcaacaattataaataaagtacaataacatgatatatatatatatagatatacttgtagtttataattttgatttttcgtTGAACATAATAGTCtggtacattataaaaattcataaattatatacaaaaaatacggTACTGGTAACGactaatgattattattgttattgtaaaggAGGTGGGCGAACTGTGTAGAGGTTCAAATCGAATGGAAGGCATTATTACAAAGGCAACACATACACTTTGGCACCTCTGTGTGGAGATTGTGTTTTGAACACCATCTCACCATGTTCGTTTACGTAATCGTTATAGGCCAGCGAATAAATGCATTGAAAACCAAGTCTTTCGACTGCCTTGGCAGAATAATGACTGGTGCACTCTACGTAAATCATTTGGCAACCCATTTCCAGTGCATAttctctaaaaattaaaatttcactttaatattttttgtaattgtatactgtaaaataaatatttgctacaatataaatctaaatacattttaattattactctAAAGCTTGTATATAAAcgcgtatatttatattttctaatgaaATTTATTATCAACGGACCACAGATGGGCAgtgaaatttaatacataatacctatatgatttttaattggtaataaataataattaataaaaaatattgataatttattaaatattaaaattgaaactaGGTTGGTTTAGGAAGAACCCTATAGTACCGAATagatattaatcaaatattcgATTTGCGTATTaatacgagttttttttttgcgtacTTTGTTTTATCGACGAGCGCCTTGCATACTCCTTGGCCTCTATAAGCTTCATTCActgtaacaatttttatttccaatataCGATTTACGTTTTTATATTGGGCAAACACGTCTGCTTCtcgtttaattttttccaagaGAACCACGATGTCCTTAAACTTCAAATTGTCATTACATGTTTCACTGTCCTCGTCGTCTTCTTCTACGTCGTCTCTATGCATTATGTTGTTCAAAATTACGCCCATTATGTCACCAGTTTGAGATACTGCCATAAATGTCAttcctaaatataaattaatttatatttatacaacgttacatataataaaaaaacacgtGTTACTAAATTTTACGattatgtttgataaataataattattggtttctGGTATATATTCTaaacattgcatattattatctcttaaaattgttttgttattttattttaaatattcctcTTATTTTACGAACTTAAGTTCCAATACAAagtcaacaacaacttatgaatTATTCAATCGGaccatagtatttataatttatataccataTTGTAAATAGCTAATGCAGTAATTTTCAAGTTTGGCTGCCGAATCTGTTTCTTCCAATAACTGTATCGCTACGTTCAATGGTTCATCGCGGAAAAAGAATTTTCTTAGGAAAGCAGCAACAGTATGCTTATCTTTGGCAGTGGTGGGTACTATGCTGTAGCTGAATTTTGCTTGGTTTGTTTCGTCCATGATGT
This genomic interval carries:
- the LOC132938268 gene encoding arylalkylamine N-acetyltransferase 1-like isoform X2 — translated: MDETNQAKFSYSIVPTTAKDKHTVAAFLRKFFFRDEPLNVAIQLLEETDSAAKLENYCISYLQYGMTFMAVSQTGDIMGVILNNIMHRDDVEEDDEDSETCNDNLKFKDIVVLLEKIKREADVFAQYKNVNRILEIKIVTVNEAYRGQGVCKALVDKTKEYALEMGCQMIYVECTSHYSAKAVERLGFQCIYSLAYNDYVNEHGEMVFKTQSPHRGAKVYVLPL
- the LOC132938268 gene encoding arylalkylamine N-acetyltransferase 1-like isoform X1; protein product: MATSIKIDNGFAVKLSSHQLFQKKIYYSNIMDETNQAKFSYSIVPTTAKDKHTVAAFLRKFFFRDEPLNVAIQLLEETDSAAKLENYCISYLQYGMTFMAVSQTGDIMGVILNNIMHRDDVEEDDEDSETCNDNLKFKDIVVLLEKIKREADVFAQYKNVNRILEIKIVTVNEAYRGQGVCKALVDKTKEYALEMGCQMIYVECTSHYSAKAVERLGFQCIYSLAYNDYVNEHGEMVFKTQSPHRGAKVYVLPL